In Tenebrio molitor chromosome 8, icTenMoli1.1, whole genome shotgun sequence, a genomic segment contains:
- the LOC138137501 gene encoding amidophosphoribosyltransferase-like, with the protein MASESTCQHSSEEDSLACEMKNFAIEKRRGRGAVTSGLTHECGVFGAIGCGEWPTTLEISQIICWGLVALQHRGQESAGIVTSEGKCSKYFNIVKGMGLISNIFNDQAIRKLKGSIGIGHTRYSTSAASEEVNCQPFVVHTQHGALAVAHNGELVNCDSLRKMVLGRGVGLSTHSDSELITQALCLNPPEGESNGPDWPARIKHLMQLAPLSYSLVIMLKNKIYAVRDPYGNRPLCLGKILAQNEPLDGDCDDSREAEGWVVSSESCGFLSIGAQYVREVFPGEIIEMTRHGIRTIDIVERPEDKIQAFCIFEYVYFARADSIFEGQMVYAVRMQCGRQLAIEHPVEADIVSSVPESGTAAAHGFSRQSGISFSEVLCKNRYVGRSFIQPSNRLRQLSIAKKFGALSGSVKGKRVLLIDDSIVRGNTIGPIIKLLRNAGATEVHIRVASPPLLYPCYMGINIPTREELIANKLDADELAVAVGANSLKYLSVEGLIKAVRSDIKSKNAHKVGHCTACLTGEYPGGEPHKDLDW; encoded by the exons ATGGCGAGTGAAAGTACCTGTCAACACAGCTCCGAGGAGGATTCCTTGGCTTGTGAAATGAAGAATTTCGCTATCGAAAAGAGAAGAGGTCGTGGAGCTGTCACTTCGGGACTGACTCACGAGTGTGGAGTCTTCGGAGCTATCGGATGTGGAGAGTGGCCCACTACGTTGGAAATTTCGCAGATTATTTGTTGGGGGTTGGTGGCTCTTCAGCACAG AGGGCAAGAATCCGCCGGCATCGTAACCAGCGAAGGAAAATGTTCGAAATACTTCAACATCGTCAAAGGAATGGGCCTGATCAGCAACATTTTCAACGACCAAGCAATCAGAAAACTGAAAGGCAGCATCGGAATCGGTCACACTAGGTACTCGACGAGTGCAGCATCCGAAGAAGTCAACTGTCAACCGTTCGTGGTCCACACCCAACACGGGGCCCTAGCTGTGGCCCACAACGGCGAACTCGTCAACTGCGATAGCTTGAGGAAAATGGTATTGGGACGTGGAGTCGGATTGTCGACACATTCTGACAGTGAGTTGATTACGCAAGCTTTGTGTCTCAATCCTCCGGAGGGCGAGTCGAACGGACCAGACTGGCCCGCCAGGATCAAACACTTGATGCAGTTAGCTCCGCTTAGCTACTCGTTGGTGATCATGCTGAAGAATAAGATCTACGCCGTGAGGGATCCCTACGGGAATCGGCCCCTCTGTTTGGGGAAGATTCTAGCCCAGAACGAAC CCCTCGACGGCGACTGCGACGACAGCAGAGAGGCCGAAGGTTGGGTCGTCTCCTCCGAGTCGTGCGGCTTCCTCTCCATCGGGGCCCAATACGTCCGCGAGGTCTTCCCCGGCGAGATAATCGAGATGACCCGCCACGGCATCCGCACCATCGACATCGTCGAGCGCCCCGAAGACAAAATCCAAGCCTTCTGCATCTTCGAGTACGTGTACTTCGCGCGCGCCGACAGCATCTTTGAGGGCCAGATGGTGTATGCGGTGCGCATGCAGTGCGGCCGCCAACTCGCCATCGAGCACCCCGTCGAGGCGGACATTGTCAGCTCCGTCCCCGAGTCGGGCACCGCCGCCGCCCACGGTTTCTCCCGCCAGAGCGGCATCTCCTTCTCCGAGGTCTTGTGCAAGAACAGATACGTGGGCAGGTCGTTCATCCAGCCGAGCAACAGGCTGCGGCAGTTGAGCATCGCCAAGAAATTCG GTGCCCTGTCGGGGAGTGTCAAAGGGAAGAGGGTGCTCTTGATCGACGATTCTATCGTCAGGGGAAACACCATCGGGCCCATTATTAAGTTGTTGAGGAACGCGGGCGCGACTGAGGTTCACATCAGGGTGGCCAGTCCACCCCTGCTTTATCCATGCTACATGGGAATTAATATTCCCACCAGGGAAGAATTGATTGCGAACAAGCTGGACGCCGACGAGTTAGCTGTGGCCGTCG GTGCCAACAGCCTCAAGTACTTGAGCGTGGAGGGCCTGATCAAGGCCGTGCGATCCGATATCAAGAGCAAAAACGCCCACAAAGTGGGCCACTGCACCGCCTGTCTAACGGGAGAGTACCCCGGCGGGGAACCCCACAAAGACCTAGACTGGTAA
- the Fdx2 gene encoding adrenodoxin-like protein 2, mitochondrial, with the protein MSFVCNVVRNSIPKGLITKNLIQNRARLLTNGVPSLNKKEVEITFIRHDGSRVKAKGKVGESFLDVVVNNSISLEGYGACEGTLTCSTCHLIFAQADFDQLPDKPEGEEGDMLELARGVTDTSRLGCQVFLTESMDGIEVNVPESTNDARLQ; encoded by the exons ATGTCATTTGTGTGTAACGTCGTAAGAAACAGTATCCCAAAGGGCTTAATCACaaagaatttaattcaaaatcgcGCACGTTTGTTAACAAACGGAGTCCCATCCCTCAACAAGAAAGA AGTTGAGATTACGTTTATAAGGCATGATGGGAGTAGAGTCAAAGCCAAAGGAAAAGTAGGTGAATCCTTCTTGGACGTGGTTGTCAATAACAGCATCTCTTTGGAAGGTTATGGCGCCTGCGAAGGAACCCTGACCTGTTCGACTTGTCACCTCATATTCGCACAAGCTGATTTTGATCAGCTGCCTGACAAGCCGGAAGGAGAAGAAGGAGACATGTTGGAATTGGCGAGGGGGGTCACTGACACTTCCAGACTGGGATGTCAGGTGTTTCTCACTGAAAGTATGGATGGGATTGAGGTTAACGTGCCAGAGAGTACGAACGACGCCAGGCTACAGTAA
- the LOC138137502 gene encoding xaa-Pro aminopeptidase 3-like, which produces MFTAKSKLPLSIFSKSDVFRRYCQKATKGKFSLNKKPTLKTYGQPTHETHPQLLSQDEITPSIKRTEFQERRQRLMEQIASYVSERNSGVKQHLIVIPSATKQYMSDKIPYFFRQNTDFLYLTGCQEPDSCLVLAATNSPSQHCSTLFVRQKDDHSELWDGPRTGPDGACKLFGVDQSLPVTELENYLQSYWKSNKNFSLWYDYMNPVQVDVHKIMCEYINYLNQKMWESPKIFVHRQRLIKSPAEITLMQRSCDVASDAIIKTIQSSYPGINESQIFAKVDYECRMHGAEYLAYPPVVAGGNRANIIHYINNNQVVKDGDMVLMDAGCEFHGYSSDVTRTWPVNGKFTNQQREVYEVVLEVQSKLIELCGNFPTLDSLFDSMCVLLGKGLQEIGVIPKILTGQALVKAAYQFCPHHVSHYLGMDVHDTPLITRNIKIRPGMIITVEPGVYISHKHPQLPPEFLGMGVRIEDDIVITENGPVVLTRNCPKRVEDVENVAGHNRS; this is translated from the exons atgtttacggCCAAAAGTAAACTACCACTAAGTATATTCAGCAAATCAG ATGTCTTCCGGAGGTACTGCCAGAAAGCGACAAAAGGCAAGTTTAGCCTGAACAAGAAACCTACGCTCAAAACCTACGGCCAACCCACACACGAGACGCATCCGCAACTGCTCAGCCAAGATGAAATAACCCCTTCGATAAAACGGACAGAATTTCAGGAGCGCCGACAGAGACTGATGGAACAGATCGCATCGTACGTTTCTGAGCGAAATTCCGGCGTAAAACAGCACTTG ATAGTAATCCCTTCCGCCACGAAACAATACATGTCTGATAAAATCCCTTACTTCTTTCGACAAAATACAGACTTTCTCTATTTGACAGGATGCCAAGAGCCTGACAGTTGTTTAGTGTTGGCAGCGACGAACTCTCCGTCGCAACACTGCTCCACGTTGTTCGTGCGGCAGAAGGACGACCATTCGGAGTTGTGGGACGGACCGAGAACGGGGCCCGACGGGGCCTGCAAACTGTTCGGTGTAGATCAGAGCCTGCCCGTCACCGAACTAGAGAACTATTTGCAGTCGTACTGGAagtcaaacaaaaattttagtcTCTG GTACGACTACATGAACCCCGTCCAGGTCGACGTCCACAAGATCATGTGCGAATACATCAACTATTTGAACCAGAAGATGTGGGAATCCCCCAAGATTTTCGTGCACAGACAGAGACTCATCAAGAGCCCCGCGGAAATAACTCTGATGCAACGGTCTTGCGACGTCGCGTCAGATGCGATCATCAAAACGATTCAATCCTCATATCCTG GGATCAACGAGAGTCAGATTTTTGCAAAAGTGGATTACGAGTGTAGGATGCATGGAGCTGAGTACTTGGCGTACCCCCCAGTAGTAGCAGGTGGCAACAGGGCCAACATCATCCACTACATCAACAACAACCAGGTTGTCAAAGATGGTGACATGGTACTGATGGATGCCG GGTGCGAATTTCACGGTTATTCGAGCGATGTGACAAGAACTTGGCCCGTAAATGGTAAATTTACGAATCAACAGAGAGAAGTGTATGAAGTTGTGCTAGAAGTCCAGTCAAAGTTGATAGAGTTGTGCGGAAACTTTCCAACTCTGGACAGTCTGTTCGACTCGATGTGTGTTCTGTTGGGAAAGGGGCTCCAGGAGATCGGAGTCATCCCGAAAATTTTGACAGGTCAGGCTTTGGTCAAG GCGGCTTATCAGTTTTGTCCGCACCACGTGTCGCACTATTTGGGGATGGACGTCCACGACACGCCCCTCATCACGAGGAATATTAAAATTCGACCGGGGATGATCATAACCGTGGAGCCTG GGGTGTACATCAGTCACAAGCATCCACAGCTGCCGCCGGAGTTCTTGGGGATGGGGGTTAGGATAGAGGACGACATTGTGATAACAGAGAACGGACCCGTGGTCCTGACGAGGAACTGTCCGAAACGCGTGGAAGATGTCGAGAACGTGGCAGGTCACAATCGATCATGA